From Camelina sativa cultivar DH55 chromosome 20, Cs, whole genome shotgun sequence, the proteins below share one genomic window:
- the LOC104769579 gene encoding putative BTB/POZ domain-containing protein At5g13600 — protein MASLKLGSKSEVFHLSGHTWLCSTGLKPDVMIQVEEQSFHLHKFPLLSRSGYLEALFGKASETTSVAQLHDIPGGPDTFLLVAKFCYGVRIEVTPENVVSLRCAAEYLQMSENYGDANLIYLTESFLNDHVFVNWDDSIKALEKSCEQPKVLPLAEELHIVSRCIGSLAMKACAEDNTSFFNWPISLPEGTTTTTTTTTFWNGIQTKSTSQNWWINDVSSYLGLPMYKRFIKTVESRGVKADTIAASVTHYAKRNLPLLGCSRKTGSSSEEGTNYGDDMYYSHEDQRSLLEEIVELLPNDKCVTSTKFLLRLLRTSMVLHASHVTQDILEKKIGEQLDKAALEDLLIPNMGYSAETLYDIDSVQRILDHFMLMLDSSIVEENQVMGESYPLKSITKVASLIDGYLAEVASDENLKLSKFQALGALIPEDVRPMDDGIYRAIDIYIKAHPWLTESEREQLCLLMNCQKLSLEACTHAAQNERLPLRVIVQVLFFEQMRLRTSIAGWLFGSEDNNDSSGALEGNKNGNANMVIHGMRERVYELEKECMSMKQDLDKLGKTKEGRNFFSKIFGLRSKTKTSPCGKGGDDLMVPETKN, from the exons ATGGCTTCCTTGAAACTGGGTTCTAAATCTGAAGTCTTTCATCTAAGTGGTCACACATG GCTTTGCTCGACTGGTCTTAAACCCGATGTAATGATCCAAGTCGAGGAACAAAGCTTCCATCTCCATaag TTTCCGTTGTTGTCAAGAAGTGGATATCTAGAAGCTCTGTTCGGCAAAGCATCTGAGACAACCTCTGTTGCTCAGCTTCATGACATTCCCGGTGGACCAGACACGTTCTTGCTTGTGGCCAAGTTCTGTTACGGTGTCAGAATTGAGGTCACACCTGAAAACGTTGTCAGTCTCAGATGTGCAGCAGAGTATCTCCAAATGAGTGAAAACTATGGGGATGCTAATCTCATCTATCTCACCGAGAGTTTCCTCAACGATCACGTTTTCGTAAACTGGGATGATTCTATCAAAGCCTTGGAGAAATCATGTGAACAACCTAAAGTGTTACCTCTTGCTGAAGAACTTCACATTGTCTCTAGGTGCATTGGTTCTTTAGCCATGAAGGCTTGTGCAGAGGACAACACCAGTTTTTTCAACTGGCCAATCTCGCTACCAGAAGGAACCACCACTACTACGACCACTACTACGTTCTGGAACGGAATACAAACAAAGTCCACGAGCCAGAACTGGTGGATCAACGATGTTTCATCATACCTCGGTCTTCCAATGTACAAAAGGTTCATCAAAACAGTTGAGTCCAGAGGCGTAAAAGCGGATACTATAGCAGCATCTGTCACGCATTACGCCAAACGGAATCTCCCTTTACTCGGCTGTTCTAGGAAGACTGGCTCTTCTTCAGAGGAAGGTACTAATTATGGAGATGACATGTACTACTCACATGAAGATCAAAGAAGTCTCCTTGAGGAAATCGTGGAACTACTCCCTAACGATAAATGCGTTACATCTACCAAATTCTTGCTCAGGCTTCTTAGGACATCCATGGTTCTGCACGCGAGTCATGTCACTCAAGATATTCTGGAGAAGAAAATTGGTGAGCAGTTAGACAAAGCTGCTCTAGAGGATCTGCTAATACCAAACATGGGATACTCTGCTGAGACACTCTATGATATCGACTCTGTCCAGCGGATTCTTGATCACTTTATGTTGATGTTGGATTCGAGCATCGTCGAGGAGAACCAGGTTATGGGAGAATCTTATCCTCTTAAGTCCATCACAAAGGTTGCTAGTCTGATAGACGGCTACTTAGCAGAGGTCGCATCAGATGAGAACTTGAAGCTATCCAAATTTCAAGCTCTTGGTGCTCTAATCCCGGAAGATGTGAGGCCAATGGATGACGGTATCTACCGCGCAATCGATATATACATTAAG GCTCATCCATGGCTGACAGAGTCAGAGAGGGAGCAACTATGTCTGCTGATGAACTGCCAGAAACTGTCACTGGAGGCATGCACACACGCAGCACAAAACGAGCGTCTACCATTGCGTGTCATAGTACAAGTATTGTTCTTTGAACAGATGCGGCTTCGGACATCTATAGCAGGATGGTTATTCGGCTCGGAAGATAACAATGACTCAAGCGGGGCGTTAGAAGGAAACAAGAACGGGAACGCAAATATGGTGATCCACGGGATGAGAGAGCGCGTTTACGAGCTTGAAAAAGAGTGCATGAGCATGAAGCAAGATCTTGACAAGCTCGGCAAGACAAAAGAAGGACGCAACTTCTTCTCAAAGATATTCGGATTGAGGTCTAAGACTAAGACTTCACCATGCGGCAAAGGAGGTGACGATCTAATGGTTCCTGAAACCAAGAACtga